ATGCTCTCTATATGAACGGGATAGCCTGTTTTTTGGGTCGCTTTTTGTTCTATCGTTAAACGATATTGTTCTGCAAAAGGCAATATCAAACGCAAGCCACTAAATATCAACGCAATTAAAACTAACGACAAGCCCGACAATAAAAATAAACGATGCCAAGCATTACGCAATACATTGCGCTGATGTGGCGTGAGATTAAATTTAAAAGCAGGAAGCCAGCGCATATTTACATCATGACCACATCATATTGCGCTTGGTTATAAAGATGCTCCACTTGCAAACGAATGGGCACCTCCACAAATGCTTCCAGCTCAGCCAAACCATGTGACTGTTCGTCTAATAACAAATCCACCACCGCTTGCGATGCCAAGACCGTTAAATTATGCGGATCGTATTGCCGCACTACGCGCAGAATTTCCCGAAAAATTTCATAACATGCAGTTTCAGTGGTTTTAACAAAACCACGTCCTTCACAAGCAGGGCACGGCTCACATAACACATGCTCCAAACTTTCGCGCGTACGTTTACGCGTCATTTCTACTAAGCCTAACTCTGAAACTTCGGACACGTGAGTACGAGCATGATCTTTTTCTAATGCTTTACCCAGCGCACGCAGTACTTGACGCTTATGCTCTTCATCTAACATATCGATAAAATCTATAATAATAATGCCGCCGAGATTGCGTAGTCTTAATTGTCGCGCGATGGCTTGCGCAGCCTCTAAATTAGTTTTGTAAATGGTTTCTTCTAAATTTCGACTACCTACAAATCCACCCGTGTTGACATCAACCGTGGTCATTGCTTCGGTTTGATCAATAATTAAATATCCGCCCGATTTTAAAACTACTTTGCGTTCCATGGCTTTTTGAATTTCATCTTCTACGCTGTGCATATCAAACAAAGGGCGATCCGCTGAATAATGACTGATGCGTGCTTGCATATCGGGCATATATTGCGCAGAAAATTCGCGCATAGCGACAAATGATTCTTTGGAGTCGACTATGATGCTGTCGACACTACCATCGACAATGTCACGTAAAGTGCGTAACGCCAACGGTAAATCTTCATGCACTAAACCTGGCGGTTTTACGATTTTGCTACGCTCGTGAATAGCTAAGCCGATTTTTTGTAAAAACAATGCGTCGCGTTGCAATTCTTCTGTGCTGGCGTTTTCGGCAACCGTGCGTACGATATAACCACCCGTGCTATTCGGTGGACGCGCATTTTCCATGATGGCGCGTAACGTTTGACGCTGTTCATCATTTTCTATTTTAGTTGACACACCAATCGCAGTAGCACTGGGCAACAACACTAAATAACGCGAAGGAATCGTTAATTGAGTAGTAACACGCGGGCCTTTACTGCCCAAAGGATCTTTCACCACTTGCACCAGCAGCTCTTGGCCTTCACGCAAAATCTGCGTGATCGGCAAACGCTTAGCTTGTTGATCAGGAACAACATCGCCCATGGTCGGCATCTCAATGTCAGACACATGTAAAAACGCGGCTTTATCTAAACCAATATCAACAAATGCAGCATCCATACCCGGCATCACACGAATGACTTTGCTCTTATAAATATTGCCGACCAAACCGCGCCGATTAGCACGCTCGACAAATAATTCTTGTAACACACCATTTTCTAAAATCGCTACGCGTGTTTCTTGTGGTGTAATATTTACTAGAATTTCATGCGGCATACATTACACCTGTAATAACTTCGTCGTTTCAAACAAACGAAAACCCATAAGATCGGAATAATTGCGCGGTTTCAAATAAAGGTAAACCCATAACACCGGAATAACTGCCGCTTAGATGTTCAATAAAAACCGCTGCTTGTCCTTGAATCGCATAAGCACCCGCTTTATCTAAGGGTTCTTCAGTCGCACAATAATCTTTAATTTCATTATCTGTCATCACGCGAAAACGCACGTCGCTAATGGAGACTAAGGTTTTTTGTTGCTGACCATGCGCCACGCTAACAGCTGTCATCACTTGATGCGTGTTACCCGATAATTGCAATAACATGTCACGGGCATGCGCTGCATCACGGGGCTTACCTAAAATCTGTTGATCTAAAACCACAATCGTATCCGCGCCTAAGACGGGGTTTCCATCTGCGCATTGCGCAGCACCTGCTTGGGCTTTTTGCTGCGCCAAGCGTGTTACATAATCCTTAGGTAATTCATCTTTATATTGAGCTTCATCAATCGCGGCATTGATGACGGTAAATGAGACCGCTATCTGACTTAATAATTCACGACGACGAGGTGATTGTGAGGCTAAATAAATAAAAGGATATTTCATATGACGCACTCAACCTTCACGATGATAAGGATGGCCACTATGCAAGGTCCATGCTCGATATAAGGTTTCAGCTAATACCACCCGCACTAAGGGATGCGGTAACGTTAATGGCGATAAAGACCAGGTTTGTTCAGCACGTTGTCGACAACTTTCGGCTAAACCTTCTGGACCGCCGACTAATAAAGCAACATCGCGACCTTGCATTAACCACTGCGCTAATTGTTGCGCCAATTGTTCCGTCGACCACGGTTTACCGTGGACTTCTAATGCAACGACAAAAGCGCGTTCGGGAATTCGCGCCAACATGACCTCACCTTCTTGTTGCACGATGCGTTGTAGATCTTGTGATTTGCTGCGTTTGGACGCAGGGATTTCGTTAAGTTGTAAACGACATTCAGGTGGAAAACGTCGTGCGTATTCATCAAAACCACTGTTCACCCAGGCGGGCATTTTAGTGCCGACGGCCAACAGATGAATTTTCATGATAGCCGTCCGTAACTAATGACGCCGTTAAACATGTTAACGTTTTTGTAAGCGTGCCGGTTTAACCATACGTGCTTTTAAAACTTCTTCGGTTGTTTCTAATTGCGGATCCCATAATTTTTCTAAATTATAAAAAGCGCGAACCGTGGGTTGCATCACGTGTATCACTACATCGCCCAAATCTACCAAGATCCATTCTGCTTCGCGTTCACCTTCAACACCTAAAGGACGCACACCCGCAGCTTTACTTTTTTCTGCCACGCTGTCCGCCAACGCTTTTACATGGCGCGAAGAAGTACCGCTCACCACAATCATCCAATCCATCACACTGGTTAATTTTTTTACATCTAACACAGTAATTTCATTACCTTTCACATCTTCCAATGCCGCTACTGCGAGCGCTTTTAATTCATCAGTTTTCATAATGTTGCTAATCTCGTATTTTAAAATGATTGATAAATATTATTAGTAGCCAACCATTGACCCACCGTCGGCGGCAGCCAATGATCCGGTAATGATTCGCCGGCGTTTAAATAAGCTCTGATTGCGGTAGATGAAATTGCATATTCCGGCGTTTCCAAAAAAATAATAGCACCAGCTTTGCGCGTACGTAATTCCTTAAACTGTTGTATCGATAAACCGTGTTGCTGATACCACTCGTCTGCTAAGCTTTGCGGATCTAAACGATAGTTCGGTCGCGCCATGACGATGATATACGTGAGTTGTAAAATATCAACAGCACGATGCCATGTTGGAAAATGTGCAAATGCATCTTGTCCCATTACCAAACACAATTGCGCGCCAGGATAGTCATGCGTTAATTCTTGCAAGCTATCAAACGTATAACTAGCACCTACTCGTGTTAATTCGCGCTCATCAATCTGCATCTGCGGAAATTCAAGACAAGCGAGTTGCAACATGTGCAAACGTTGCGCAGCATTTGCAATTGGCGGCGCACGATGCGCAGGCTCGCCACAAGGCATTAATAACAACCTATGTAAATTTAAAGTTTGAATTACCGCTTGCGCGGAGCGCAAATGACCGTAATGCACAGGATCAAAAGTACCGCCGAGAATGCCGATGAATTGATTAGCGAATAAAGTGTTGCTCAGCGTCAACGATATTCACGTCCGCTTATTGGCGGATATGCCCCTCGCCTAACACAATATATTTCTGCGTCGTTAAACCTTCTAAACCTACCGGTCCACGCGCATGGAGTTTGTCGGTACTAATACCAATTTCCCCGCCCAAGCCATATTCAAAACCATCTGCAAAACGTGTCGAAGCATTAACCATCACTGAACTTGAATCAACTTCACGTAAGAAACGTCGCGCGCGCGCATAATCTTCCGTGACAATTGCGTCGGTATGATGTGATCCATAATGATTAATAAACATAATCGCTGCATCTATATCTGCAACTATCTTGATTGCTAAAATCGGCGCTAGATATTCTGTATACCAATCATCTTCTGTAGCGGCATTGATGTTTGGCAAAATCGTCCGCGTTGTTGCACAGCCGCGCAGCTCTACGCCTTTCGCCAAATAATCTTTTGCTAAGATGGGTAATAATTTATCGGCCAGCGGTGCCGCGATTAATAAGTTCTCCATCGCATTACAAACACCATAACGATGCGTTTTGGCATTCACGGCGATCTTCAGGGCTTTTTCTAAATCTGCTTTATCATCAATATAAACATGACAAACGCCATCCAAATGTTTAATCACCGGAATTTCTGCTTCTGCGGTCACGCGCTCAATTAACGATTTACCACCGCGCGGAATAATAACGTCGACATATTCTTTCATTTTTAATAATTGACCGACCAAAACACGATCCGCGCTTTTTAAAACTTGCACCGCATCCGTCGTTAAACCTGCCGCTTGCAAACCCGCGTGAAAACAATCCGCTAACGCTAAATTCGAATACAAAGCTTCTGAACCACCGCGCAAAATAGTGGCGTTGCCGGATTTCAAACATAAAGCGGCGGCTTCAATCGTAACGTTGGGACGGGATTCATAAATAATACCGATCACGCCTAAAGGCACACGCATTTTGCCGACTTGAATACCGGAAGGCCGATAACTCAAATTCGTTATTTCACCAATCGGATCCGCTAAATTTGCTACTTGTTGTAAACCTTCCGCCATCGCAGCAATACGCGCCGGATTTAACGCTAAGCGATCTAAAGACGCCGCATCTAAATTTTTGGCTTGTGCCGCACTGAGGTCTTTTTCATTCGCCGCCAAAATTAAAGCTTCATGCTCACGCAATAATTGCGCAGTTGCCAATAACGCTTGGTTTTTAATGTGCGTGTCCGCATAGGCCAACAGCCGAGATGCGGCTCGCGCCCGCGCGCCTACCGCTAACATATAGTCAACTTGGTCTTGGGCGGTTTTGCTGGCTACTGCATTCATCGTCATTCCAATGGTGGTTCTAATTTATTAAGACACTCTATCTATAGGTAGTAGGCGATCTATTCTGGCGGGCGACCACCGAACTCAACGCAGGTTCTAAGCCAAACGGGCCGCATAATTCCAAACAAAGGCCGGTTAATACTACCCAAGGTTGCTGGCTACCTAAACCCAAAGCGGAGTTGCCATTGGCCATGCTACTGGCCCAACCCGCGCCTTTACTTACTTGATCCGCGCGCGCTGCTAAGCGCATGAGTATACCCCATGTCTTTAAACCCGTAGCCTCAGGCCGGATACGTTTTAATGCGGCTTGGACTAAGGGTTTACGTTTTTCCCA
Above is a genomic segment from Gammaproteobacteria bacterium containing:
- the rng gene encoding ribonuclease G encodes the protein MPHEILVNITPQETRVAILENGVLQELFVERANRRGLVGNIYKSKVIRVMPGMDAAFVDIGLDKAAFLHVSDIEMPTMGDVVPDQQAKRLPITQILREGQELLVQVVKDPLGSKGPRVTTQLTIPSRYLVLLPSATAIGVSTKIENDEQRQTLRAIMENARPPNSTGGYIVRTVAENASTEELQRDALFLQKIGLAIHERSKIVKPPGLVHEDLPLALRTLRDIVDGSVDSIIVDSKESFVAMREFSAQYMPDMQARISHYSADRPLFDMHSVEDEIQKAMERKVVLKSGGYLIIDQTEAMTTVDVNTGGFVGSRNLEETIYKTNLEAAQAIARQLRLRNLGGIIIIDFIDMLDEEHKRQVLRALGKALEKDHARTHVSEVSELGLVEMTRKRTRESLEHVLCEPCPACEGRGFVKTTETACYEIFREILRVVRQYDPHNLTVLASQAVVDLLLDEQSHGLAELEAFVEVPIRLQVEHLYNQAQYDVVMM
- the maf gene encoding septum formation inhibitor Maf, whose protein sequence is MKYPFIYLASQSPRRRELLSQIAVSFTVINAAIDEAQYKDELPKDYVTRLAQQKAQAGAAQCADGNPVLGADTIVVLDQQILGKPRDAAHARDMLLQLSGNTHQVMTAVSVAHGQQQKTLVSISDVRFRVMTDNEIKDYCATEEPLDKAGAYAIQGQAAVFIEHLSGSYSGVMGLPLFETAQLFRSYGFSFV
- the rlmH gene encoding 23S rRNA (pseudouridine(1915)-N(3))-methyltransferase RlmH yields the protein MKIHLLAVGTKMPAWVNSGFDEYARRFPPECRLQLNEIPASKRSKSQDLQRIVQQEGEVMLARIPERAFVVALEVHGKPWSTEQLAQQLAQWLMQGRDVALLVGGPEGLAESCRQRAEQTWSLSPLTLPHPLVRVVLAETLYRAWTLHSGHPYHREG
- the rsfS gene encoding ribosome silencing factor; the encoded protein is MKTDELKALAVAALEDVKGNEITVLDVKKLTSVMDWMIVVSGTSSRHVKALADSVAEKSKAAGVRPLGVEGEREAEWILVDLGDVVIHVMQPTVRAFYNLEKLWDPQLETTEEVLKARMVKPARLQKR
- the nadD gene encoding nicotinate-nucleotide adenylyltransferase, giving the protein MTLSNTLFANQFIGILGGTFDPVHYGHLRSAQAVIQTLNLHRLLLMPCGEPAHRAPPIANAAQRLHMLQLACLEFPQMQIDERELTRVGASYTFDSLQELTHDYPGAQLCLVMGQDAFAHFPTWHRAVDILQLTYIIVMARPNYRLDPQSLADEWYQQHGLSIQQFKELRTRKAGAIIFLETPEYAISSTAIRAYLNAGESLPDHWLPPTVGQWLATNNIYQSF
- a CDS encoding glutamate-5-semialdehyde dehydrogenase, yielding MTMNAVASKTAQDQVDYMLAVGARARAASRLLAYADTHIKNQALLATAQLLREHEALILAANEKDLSAAQAKNLDAASLDRLALNPARIAAMAEGLQQVANLADPIGEITNLSYRPSGIQVGKMRVPLGVIGIIYESRPNVTIEAAALCLKSGNATILRGGSEALYSNLALADCFHAGLQAAGLTTDAVQVLKSADRVLVGQLLKMKEYVDVIIPRGGKSLIERVTAEAEIPVIKHLDGVCHVYIDDKADLEKALKIAVNAKTHRYGVCNAMENLLIAAPLADKLLPILAKDYLAKGVELRGCATTRTILPNINAATEDDWYTEYLAPILAIKIVADIDAAIMFINHYGSHHTDAIVTEDYARARRFLREVDSSSVMVNASTRFADGFEYGLGGEIGISTDKLHARGPVGLEGLTTQKYIVLGEGHIRQ